In Primulina eburnea isolate SZY01 chromosome 3, ASM2296580v1, whole genome shotgun sequence, one DNA window encodes the following:
- the LOC140828700 gene encoding uncharacterized protein produces the protein MVEVEKTPKEMGKKYWNLLKIMLYMMREGVCRKSKVMLDFHMLLSQGKLASKAINKLILHNHHSYFAALTCRSDDSRMSFISPREYEFSCSNTPVYTSYISKRKNRQNDHRHHQPQEVKVMQKVFEILNVYDDSPEASPAPGAIHGTVAAADSLAAQLRDSDKNHQVDKDAEAFIKKFYKELKNQKRIAALESPSPYHKWAR, from the coding sequence ATGGTGGAAGTAGAAAAAACCCCGAAAGAGATGGGCAAGAAATATTGGAACTTGCTGAAAATAATGCTCTACATGATGAGAGAAGGCGTGTGCAGGAAAAGCAAGGTAATGCTGGACTTCCACATGCTCCTGAGCCAAGGCAAACTAGCGAGCAAGGCCATCAACAAGCTCATCCTCCACAACCACCACAGCTACTTCGCCGCCCTCACCTGCCGATCGGACGACTCCCGCATGTCGTTCATCTCACCGCGGGAGTACGAGTTCAGCTGCAGCAACACCCCCGTCTACACATCCTACATCTCCAAGCGCAAGAACCGTCAGAATGATCATCGCCACCACCAACCGCAGGAGGTTAAAGTCATGCAGAAGGTGTTCGAGATCCTGAACGTCTATGACGACTCCCCGGAGGCGTCCCCAGCGCCGGGAGCCATCCACGGAACCGTGGCGGCGGCGGACTCCCTGGCGGCCCAGCTGAGAGACTCTGACAAAAACCACCAGGTGGACAAGGATGCGGAGGCGTTTATCAAGAAGTTCTACAAGGAATTGAAGAACCAGAAGAGAATAGCTGCGTTGGAATCTCCATCGCCATATCATAAATGGGCTCGATAG